The Armatimonadota bacterium genome contains a region encoding:
- the raiA gene encoding ribosome-associated translation inhibitor RaiA, whose translation MLIQIKGKNFEVTDALKAYVEKKLPKLEKYFHDLKGATVTMSVQRGLHVVEVQLEGDGILLRGEERRGTDMYGSIDQVAEKLESRVKKFKGKLYDKTIAEGPKEKETIREGIRTESLGPEGFEGEIEEAPTVVRTKKFAMKPMTPEEAAQQMELLHHDFFVFRNAQTEDVNVVYKRDDGNYGLIEPL comes from the coding sequence ATGCTTATACAAATTAAGGGCAAGAACTTTGAGGTGACCGACGCCCTTAAGGCATATGTTGAAAAAAAACTTCCTAAGCTTGAGAAATATTTTCACGATCTTAAGGGAGCAACAGTTACGATGAGCGTGCAGCGTGGGCTGCACGTGGTCGAGGTCCAACTTGAGGGCGACGGTATCCTTCTCCGAGGAGAAGAACGCCGTGGAACCGATATGTACGGTTCAATCGATCAGGTCGCTGAAAAACTGGAATCTCGTGTAAAGAAATTCAAAGGCAAGCTCTACGATAAGACCATCGCCGAAGGTCCCAAGGAAAAGGAAACAATCCGCGAGGGAATCAGGACCGAATCACTTGGCCCTGAAGGCTTTGAGGGCGAAATCGAAGAAGCGCCGACTGTGGTCCGCACCAAAAAGTTCGCAATGAAACCTATGACTCCCGAGGAAGCCGCCCAGCAGATGGAACTGCTCCACCATGACTTCTTTGTTTTCAGAAATGCTCAGACTGAAGACGTCAACGTGGTCTATAAGAGAGATGACGGTAACTACGGCCTTATTGAGCCGCTCTAG
- the pfkB gene encoding 1-phosphofructokinase, with protein MISTVTLNPALDKTIHISKLAPNDTNRVISLETDAGGKGINCSRMLSRLGAETTALAFLGGNTGDFIRMVLDKAEIDLEIVPTQRPTRTCIAVEESANVPPTTFNERGGPIEHQELVTMIEKVKDISRKCKYMVFGGSVPTGINQDVYKVLIEIAQAGGAKAVLDADGEALSVGLKAKPFMIKPNRDEAERILGKQFESIADAARGALSLAERGIELVVISLGKQGAIACYENEIYYAVTPAVKTISTIGSGDSLIAGILWALENGRDVQDALKAGCAAGAATAMSSGTDIGSREDVDKLIDEVKVTVIQPAPSVS; from the coding sequence ATGATATCTACCGTTACGCTCAATCCGGCACTCGACAAGACCATTCACATATCTAAACTCGCACCCAATGATACCAACCGCGTAATCAGCCTTGAGACTGATGCCGGAGGCAAAGGTATCAATTGTTCCCGCATGCTCTCCCGTCTTGGAGCCGAAACCACGGCGCTTGCCTTCCTCGGTGGAAATACCGGCGACTTTATTCGAATGGTGCTCGACAAGGCCGAGATTGATCTTGAGATCGTGCCTACTCAGAGGCCGACCAGGACCTGCATAGCCGTCGAAGAATCCGCAAACGTTCCCCCCACAACTTTTAATGAACGCGGCGGCCCTATCGAACATCAAGAGCTGGTGACGATGATCGAGAAGGTAAAGGATATCTCTCGCAAGTGCAAATATATGGTCTTTGGCGGGAGTGTGCCTACGGGAATCAACCAGGATGTATATAAAGTGCTGATCGAGATCGCTCAGGCGGGCGGCGCAAAGGCTGTGCTCGACGCCGACGGCGAGGCGCTCTCCGTAGGCCTCAAAGCAAAGCCGTTCATGATCAAGCCGAACCGCGATGAAGCCGAGCGTATATTGGGTAAGCAGTTCGAAAGCATAGCCGATGCAGCTCGCGGCGCTCTGTCTCTGGCCGAACGTGGTATCGAACTGGTAGTGATTTCTCTGGGTAAGCAGGGAGCCATCGCCTGTTACGAAAACGAGATCTATTACGCTGTGACACCCGCTGTCAAAACAATCAGCACAATCGGTTCGGGAGATTCGTTGATCGCGGGAATATTGTGGGCCTTGGAAAACGGCCGGGACGTGCAAGATGCGCTTAAAGCGGGCTGCGCCGCCGGCGCCGCAACCGCCATGAGCAGCGGCACCGATATCGGAAGCAGAGAAGATGTCGATAAGCTTATAGACGAGGTCAAGGTAACGGTCATACAGCCTG
- a CDS encoding ketose-bisphosphate aldolase, translating to MIVTTKQLFEQAYGKYALGAYNINNAEQTMGLFKGNMDSKAPFIIQISKGARSYTNKLMLEGMIRAADQIFPDAVFAVHLDHGDEAACYDCIESGFYSSVMIDASHESFEENIAITKRVVEKAHAKGISVEAELGQLGGVEEDIKVDEDKAHLTDPKQAAEFIKRTGCDSLACAIGTSHGAFKFSGGQGLHFEVIEGIQKLVPGYPLVMHGSSSVPQDEVERINAAGGALKGAKGVDPAQYLPAAKLGVCKINIDTDGRLVWTRVHREFFRDKPEVFDFRPVGKIFIEEYAKFIASRNELLGSAGHLDEVRTALK from the coding sequence ATGATCGTTACAACCAAGCAACTCTTCGAGCAAGCCTATGGCAAGTATGCTCTCGGCGCTTACAATATCAACAACGCCGAACAGACAATGGGCCTTTTCAAGGGCAACATGGACAGCAAGGCTCCGTTCATCATCCAGATTTCCAAGGGTGCCCGCTCCTACACCAACAAGCTGATGCTGGAGGGAATGATCCGCGCAGCAGATCAGATCTTCCCGGACGCAGTCTTTGCGGTGCATCTTGACCACGGCGACGAAGCAGCCTGCTACGACTGCATCGAGAGCGGATTCTACTCTTCAGTTATGATTGATGCAAGCCATGAGTCTTTTGAAGAGAACATCGCCATCACCAAGAGAGTAGTCGAGAAGGCTCATGCCAAGGGAATCAGCGTTGAAGCAGAACTCGGCCAACTCGGCGGAGTTGAAGAAGACATCAAAGTAGACGAAGACAAGGCTCATCTCACCGACCCCAAGCAGGCCGCTGAGTTTATTAAGCGCACGGGATGCGACAGCCTCGCATGCGCCATCGGCACCAGCCACGGCGCGTTCAAGTTCTCCGGCGGCCAGGGGCTCCACTTCGAAGTCATCGAGGGCATTCAGAAGCTGGTCCCGGGCTACCCGCTTGTAATGCACGGCTCTTCTTCCGTTCCTCAGGATGAGGTCGAAAGAATCAACGCCGCGGGCGGCGCATTGAAGGGCGCGAAGGGCGTTGACCCGGCGCAGTATCTACCCGCAGCTAAGCTGGGCGTCTGCAAGATCAATATCGATACCGACGGCCGTCTTGTATGGACCCGCGTTCACCGTGAGTTCTTCCGCGACAAGCCGGAAGTCTTTGACTTCAGACCGGTCGGCAAAATCTTTATTGAAGAGTACGCGAAGTTCATCGCCAGCCGCAATGAGCTGCTTGGCTCAGCGGGACACCTCGACGAAGTCCGCACGGCATTGAAATAA